The following proteins are co-located in the Nonlabens ponticola genome:
- a CDS encoding enoyl-CoA hydratase-related protein produces the protein MSQSIQLEINNGIAQITLNRPQVFNSFNKEMAFAMQDALDRCKQGDVRAVMITGSGKAFCAGQDIQEITDPEKNPGFEAILDDHYNPIVTRIRDLEKPVVAAVNGVAAGAGANIALCCDVVIATKSAAFIQAFSKIGLIPDSAGTYFLPKLIGFGKASAVMMLADKITATEADQMGMIYKAVEDDEFSAFAKAVTEKLSKLPTIALANTKKALNESMSNTVEQQLALESKLQIQSANTADYEEGVAAFMEKRKPEFKGQ, from the coding sequence ATGTCCCAATCCATACAATTAGAAATCAATAACGGCATTGCCCAGATTACTTTAAATCGTCCGCAAGTTTTCAATTCTTTCAATAAAGAAATGGCTTTTGCCATGCAAGATGCTTTGGATCGCTGCAAGCAAGGTGACGTAAGAGCAGTGATGATTACTGGTAGTGGTAAGGCATTTTGCGCGGGTCAGGATATTCAGGAAATAACAGATCCAGAAAAGAATCCAGGTTTTGAAGCCATACTTGATGATCATTACAATCCTATAGTTACGCGCATACGTGATTTAGAAAAGCCTGTTGTTGCTGCCGTGAACGGTGTCGCAGCCGGTGCTGGTGCTAATATTGCACTGTGTTGTGACGTCGTCATTGCTACCAAGAGCGCTGCATTTATTCAAGCATTTTCAAAAATAGGATTGATTCCAGATAGTGCGGGTACGTACTTTTTGCCTAAGTTGATAGGTTTTGGAAAGGCTAGTGCGGTTATGATGCTAGCAGACAAAATCACTGCAACCGAGGCTGATCAAATGGGAATGATCTATAAAGCAGTAGAGGATGATGAGTTTTCAGCTTTCGCGAAAGCGGTAACCGAAAAGCTATCAAAACTACCTACCATCGCTCTCGCAAACACAAAGAAAGCCTTGAACGAGAGCATGTCAAACACAGTAGAACAGCAACTCGCTCTAGAATCTAAGCTACAAATCCAAAGCGCCAACACCGCAGATTATGAAGAAGGCGTCGCTGCATTTATGGAAAAAAGAAAGCCAGAATTCAAAGGCCAATAA